The sequence below is a genomic window from Pleurocapsa sp. PCC 7327.
CTATACATCAAGCAAAACGAAGCATGAAAATATGAATGACTTAGTATTACCTTGTTATATAAATCAGTGCAAAGTATGACAAACTTTCAAATGTCATTCCAGTTTCACGCCTGAGCTTAAATCGGGAATTTTAGTAACTACAATATAAAGAGAAGACTATCGTTGCAGTCGCAATATAAAAGTTTACCCATGTCAAAATCTACTGACACGAGTATCTTATACTTACTTACCAAAATCGTTACCAAACGCGATCTCCTCTGCGCCTGAAGCGCGACGGCAGACGCTACAACAGGGGAACCCCCCGCAACGCACTGCCTCCTCTGCGTGAGATAAAAACACTAAAAATTTAGACTCAGCAAACCGAATACAAAAATAAAATTATCGATCTGTACCCTAGTACAAAATATCTTGATGAGATTTTAATCCTTATAACAAAGATAACCTTACCCAATACCGAGGAGAACCATTGATGTTAGAAGCCTATCGCAAACACGTCGCCGAAAGAGCAGCATTAGGCATCCCCCCCTTACCACTAAACGCACAACAAACCTCCGAACTGTGCGAACTACTGAAAAATTCCCCCCAAGAACTACAACAAGAACTGTTAATGCTGCTAACAGATAGAGTTCCCCCCGGTGTAGACGAAGCAGCGTATGTAAAAGCGGGATTTCTAACCGCCATTGCCAAAGGAGACATTACCTCTCCCGTCATTTCTCCCTTAGAAGCAGTAAAACTTTTGGGGACGATGGTAGGCGGTTACAACGTACACTCGCTCATCGAACTACTTAAATCGAGAGACACCGATATTGCCTCGGTTGCGGCAGAGGCACTTAGTAAAACCCTACTCGTCTTTGATGCCTTTAACGAAATTCTGGAATTGTCCGAAACCAATCCCTACGCCAAACAAGTCATCGACTCTTGGGCGAATGGCGAATGGTTTATTGCCCGTCCCAAGCTACCAGAAGCGATTACAGTAACCGTTTTCAAAGTACCGGGAGAAACCAACACCGACGACTTATCCCCCGCGCCCCACGCCACCACTCGCCCCGATATTCCCCTCCACGCTACGGTCATGTTAGAGACGCGGATGCCTGGGGCATTAGATACCATTGCCGAACTGAAGAAAAAAGGTCATCCCGTTGCCTATGTCGGCGACGTAGTTGGGACGGGTTCCTCTCGTAAATCTGCCATTAACTCCGTCCTGTGGCATATCGGTCAAGATATTCCCTACGTTCCTAACAAGCGGTCGGGAGGATATATCTTAGGCGGGAAAATTGCGCCAATTTTCTTTAATACCGCCGAAGATTCCGGTGCGTTGCCCATCGAATGCGACGTGACCAAGATGAATACGGGGAATGTCATTACCATTTATCCCTACAAAGGCGAGATTACCAACAAAGCAGGAGAAATCATTTCAACCTTCACCCTCAAACCCGAAACCATCCTCGATGAAGTGCGTGCCGGAGGACGCATTCCCTTACTCATCGGACGCAGCTTAACCGATAAAACCCGCCATGCTTTGGGACTAAAACCCAGTCCTCTCTTCGTCCGTCCCAAAATGCCAGAAGATACGGGCAAAGGTTTTACCTTGGCCCAGAAAATGGTCGGCAAAGCTTGCGGTTTACCCGGCGTTCGTCCGGGGACCTCTTGCGAACCGATTATGACTACAGTAGGGTCGCAGGATACGACGGGTCCCATGACGCGGGATGAATTGAAAGAACTTGCTTGTCTTGGATTTAGTGCCGACTTGGTGTTACAGAGTTTCTGTCACACCGCTGCCTATCCCAAACCCGTTGATATTAAAACTCACCACGAACTGCCTGATTTCTTTGCCACTCGCGGCGGTGTCGCGTTGCGTCCCGGCGACGGAATCATCCACTCCTGGTTAAACCGGATGTTATTACCCGATACCGTCGGTACGGGTGGCGATTCGCATACTCGTTTCCCCTTGGGCATTTCCTTCCCTGCTGGTTCCGGTTTAGTGGCATTCGCGGCAGCATTGGGGGTTATGCCTTTGGATATGCCAGAATCAGTGCTAGTGCGCTTTAGCGGAGAATTGCAACCCGGCGTGACGTTGCGGGATATCGTCAATGCCATCCCCTACGTTGCCATGCAACAAGGCAAGCTAACCGTCTCCAAGGAGAATAAGAAAAATGTCTTCAATGGACGCATTATGGAGATGGAAGGGCTGCCCGATTTGAAAGTCGAACAGGCATTTGAACTCACCGATGCAACGGCAGAACGGTCTTGTGGCGGCTGTACGATTAAACTGAGCATCGAGACGGTTTCTGAATATCTTCGTTCCAATGTTGCCCTACTCAAAAATATGGTGGCACGGGGATATCAAGATGCCCGTACCATTATGCGCCGCGTGGAAAAAATGGAGCAATGGTTGGCGAATCCCATCCTCATGGAAGCGGATGCAGATGCGGAATATGTCGATGTTATCGAAGTCAATTTAAGCGAGATTAAAGAACCCATTGTTGCTGCACCTAACGACCCCGATAATGTCAAATTAATGTCCGAATGCGCGGGCGACAAAATCGATGAAGTTTTCATCGGTTCTTGCATGACCAATATCGGTCACTATCGCGCGGCAGCTAAAATCTTGGAGGGGGCGGGTCATGTCAAAGTGCGCCTCTGGATTTGTCCGCCGACTCGCATGGATGAAAAACAACTCCGCGAAGAAGGAGTTTATGGGATTTTCGCGGCGGCAGGGGCACGAACTGAAATGCCCGGATGTTCTCTGTGCATGGGCAACCAAGCGCGAGTTGAAGATGGCGCGACAGTGTTTTCAACTTCTACCCGCAACTTCAACAACCGCATGGGGAAAGATGCGCGAGTCTATCTCGGTTCGGCGGAATTAGCTGCCGTTTGTGCCTTGTTGGGGCGCATTCCTACGGTTGAAGAATATATGTCGATTGTGGCAGAAAAAATTAATCCATTTGCAGGCGAGTTGTATCGCTATCTTAACTTCGACCAAATTGCAGGTTTTGAAGATGAAGGTCGTGTCATTCCCCTCGAAGAAATGCCCAAGATTGAGGATATTCTGGGGATTCCAGCAGGTACGCTGAAGTAGGGTTTGACCTCACCCCTCTACCCCTCTCCTACAAGGAGAGGGGTATTTTTTGGGAGCATCCACTTTTGGAAGAAACACCCAATCAGACAGCAAGTAAACCATTAAGATAAGCACAACGAACAGAGAGGATGTGATTGACACTTTCAACATTCCACTGTGCGCCAGAAATTTTGATCCTTAAACCAATTTGTTTAATTGCAGATTCAACTGCCCCTGAACCGATAGAACATAATTGTTCAGCCTGATAATAGCTGTAATTGACAATGCGAGGGAGATGTTTTTCCAGATAAGCGATGAAATTTTTAGCTTGTTTACCTCGGCAATGATTAAATAGGGTCTTGGCCGCTTCTACCTGACCTTGCCACAACAGAGTTTCCGCAGCTTTGAGTCGCTTTAAAGAACCACCAACTTTATAAAGATTTTCCTTCAGGTGATACCAATCCAAAATTTCACAGCGAGAAAACTGGTCTTGTCCAAATTCTCTCACCAGATTCCAGACACCATCATGTCCATCTCCCAAGCAAACAAGAGGGTCTAACAACTGTTGGCTATTGACATAATCAATTAATGATTGGTTGTCATCAAAAAATGCACCATAGTAAATCCCTTGCAGACGAACGGTTTTATAGTCTCGCCAGTGGCAGCCTGCTTTCGGTTTACCCCTGAGTCGGACTTTTCCTCCATCTACGCTGACTTCTGAAACTGATTGTTTAGCAAGTGGTAGTTGAAAATCTTGTGACAGCACTAGTTGTTGTTGTGTTGAATGACCAACTTTTACTCCTGTCAATGCCTCAATCTCGATTTCTGCTTTTTGGTATGATTCGTTAGCTGATAACCTCAAACAGCACTTTTGAAGTAATGGACTTAGGCGAGTTCTTGGCTTTAAACCTAGTCTAATAAGCTGTTTGGCTTTTAATTTCAGTTCCCCTACTAGGCTTTTTATTTTCCT
It includes:
- a CDS encoding ISKra4-like element ISPle1 family transposase (programmed frameshift), which gives rise to MNQEKQERIKACLQELSTLLYEEADKSKLTDLEGIGKTVRSQVLELVSPEIALFYRTKTGTKVGKTRKIKSLVGELKLKAKQLIRLGLKPRTRLSPLLQKCCLRLSANESYQKAEIEIEALTGVKVGHSTQQQLVLSQDFQLPLAKQSVSEVSVDGGKVRLRGKPKAGCHWRDYKTVRLQGIYYGAFFDDNQSLIDYVNSQQLLDPLVCLGDGHDGVWNLVREFGQDQFSRCEILDWYHLKENLYKVGGSLKRLKAAETLLWQGQVEAAKTLFNHCRGKQAKNFIAYLEKHLPRIVNYSYYQAEQLCSIGSGAVESAIKQIGLRIKISGAQWNVESVNHILSVRCAYLNGLLAV
- the acnB gene encoding bifunctional aconitate hydratase 2/2-methylisocitrate dehydratase → MLEAYRKHVAERAALGIPPLPLNAQQTSELCELLKNSPQELQQELLMLLTDRVPPGVDEAAYVKAGFLTAIAKGDITSPVISPLEAVKLLGTMVGGYNVHSLIELLKSRDTDIASVAAEALSKTLLVFDAFNEILELSETNPYAKQVIDSWANGEWFIARPKLPEAITVTVFKVPGETNTDDLSPAPHATTRPDIPLHATVMLETRMPGALDTIAELKKKGHPVAYVGDVVGTGSSRKSAINSVLWHIGQDIPYVPNKRSGGYILGGKIAPIFFNTAEDSGALPIECDVTKMNTGNVITIYPYKGEITNKAGEIISTFTLKPETILDEVRAGGRIPLLIGRSLTDKTRHALGLKPSPLFVRPKMPEDTGKGFTLAQKMVGKACGLPGVRPGTSCEPIMTTVGSQDTTGPMTRDELKELACLGFSADLVLQSFCHTAAYPKPVDIKTHHELPDFFATRGGVALRPGDGIIHSWLNRMLLPDTVGTGGDSHTRFPLGISFPAGSGLVAFAAALGVMPLDMPESVLVRFSGELQPGVTLRDIVNAIPYVAMQQGKLTVSKENKKNVFNGRIMEMEGLPDLKVEQAFELTDATAERSCGGCTIKLSIETVSEYLRSNVALLKNMVARGYQDARTIMRRVEKMEQWLANPILMEADADAEYVDVIEVNLSEIKEPIVAAPNDPDNVKLMSECAGDKIDEVFIGSCMTNIGHYRAAAKILEGAGHVKVRLWICPPTRMDEKQLREEGVYGIFAAAGARTEMPGCSLCMGNQARVEDGATVFSTSTRNFNNRMGKDARVYLGSAELAAVCALLGRIPTVEEYMSIVAEKINPFAGELYRYLNFDQIAGFEDEGRVIPLEEMPKIEDILGIPAGTLK